In Halobaculum sp. XH14, a single genomic region encodes these proteins:
- a CDS encoding SDR family oxidoreductase → MTETKVAIVTAAGSGIGEACARQLAEDGYTPVLLSRSGSAVEVAGDLGGDGFEGSVTDPDDLAALVETTAERYGRIDAVVNNTGHPATGDLLEISDEEWHEGLDLVLLNAVRMARLVTPVMEEQGHGSIVNVSTFSAFEPSSSFPVSSVLRAGLGSFTKLYADQYAAEGIRMNTVQPGFADSYEVDAETRAEIPMGRPARTGEIADAVAYLLSPASSYVTGQNLRVDGGLTESV, encoded by the coding sequence ATGACCGAGACGAAAGTCGCGATCGTGACGGCGGCGGGAAGCGGGATCGGCGAAGCCTGCGCCCGGCAACTGGCCGAGGACGGGTACACGCCGGTCCTGCTGTCCCGGTCGGGCAGCGCCGTCGAAGTCGCCGGGGACCTCGGCGGGGACGGGTTCGAAGGCTCGGTGACCGACCCCGACGACCTGGCGGCGCTCGTCGAGACGACCGCCGAACGCTACGGGCGCATCGACGCGGTGGTGAACAACACGGGCCACCCGGCGACCGGCGACCTCCTCGAAATCTCCGACGAGGAGTGGCACGAGGGGCTGGACCTCGTCCTGTTGAACGCCGTCCGGATGGCCCGGCTCGTCACGCCCGTCATGGAGGAGCAGGGTCACGGCTCGATCGTGAACGTCTCGACGTTCTCGGCGTTCGAACCGTCGAGTTCGTTCCCCGTCTCGTCGGTGCTCCGGGCCGGGCTCGGGAGCTTCACCAAACTCTACGCGGACCAGTACGCGGCCGAGGGGATCCGGATGAACACGGTTCAGCCCGGGTTCGCCGATAGTTATGAGGTGGACGCGGAGACGAGAGCGGAGATCCCGATGGGCCGACCGGCACGGACCGGAGAGATCGCGGACGCCGTGGCGTACCTGCTCTCGCCGGCGTCGAGCTACGTCACCGGCCAGAACCTCCGGGTCGACGGCGGGCTCACGGAGTCCGTGTAG
- a CDS encoding DUF7124 domain-containing protein, translating to MDGGGSSDMTLAFELGALKRLADPNAVFNDARGWTEYVGVVSEKPTYVVTNFTRKHRVRQDFFSGPRGVQESLENVKGQFETDRHVFVGTTDEDEATAGTAGWEFLPLEAAAEAAGWQLTDGEEAEDQFAGEGRDDWP from the coding sequence ATGGACGGCGGCGGCTCTTCCGACATGACGCTCGCGTTCGAACTGGGGGCGCTCAAGCGCCTCGCGGACCCGAACGCGGTGTTCAACGACGCCCGCGGATGGACCGAGTACGTCGGCGTGGTCTCCGAGAAACCGACGTACGTCGTGACGAACTTCACCCGAAAACACCGGGTTCGCCAGGACTTCTTCTCGGGACCCCGCGGCGTCCAGGAGTCCCTGGAGAACGTCAAGGGGCAGTTCGAGACCGACCGGCACGTGTTCGTCGGGACGACCGACGAGGACGAGGCGACCGCGGGCACCGCGGGCTGGGAGTTCCTCCCGCTGGAAGCGGCCGCCGAGGCGGCGGGCTGGCAACTGACCGACGGGGAGGAAGCCGAGGACCAGTTCGCCGGCGAGGGGCGCGACGACTGGCCGTAG
- a CDS encoding FxsA family protein, whose amino-acid sequence MRARYVIALLLLIPLADAAFLVVVAGEIGPVATVALVVLTGLFGMLLVRAEGRHTVRSLQRKLASGQLPTTELLDGALLIAAGAFLLTPGLVTDAIGFLLAVPPTRYPIRELLDRYVLTPYIDSRTDGFATGAVWTSGFPGDAGSGGGVGGVGGTGGGSDGPGGGSSGPGSGRGGAGDVAGSAGSERDESGEDVVDVDPDDYSVEKG is encoded by the coding sequence ATCCGCGCCCGCTACGTCATCGCGCTGTTGCTGCTCATCCCGCTCGCGGACGCCGCGTTCCTCGTCGTCGTCGCCGGCGAAATCGGCCCGGTGGCGACGGTGGCGCTGGTGGTGCTGACCGGGCTGTTCGGGATGCTCCTCGTGCGGGCCGAGGGGAGACACACCGTTCGCAGCCTGCAACGCAAGCTGGCGAGCGGACAGCTCCCGACGACGGAACTGCTCGACGGCGCGCTGCTCATCGCGGCCGGCGCGTTCCTGCTCACGCCTGGGCTCGTCACCGACGCCATCGGCTTCCTGCTCGCGGTGCCGCCGACGCGATATCCGATCCGGGAACTGCTCGACCGCTACGTGCTCACGCCGTACATCGACAGCCGGACCGACGGCTTCGCCACCGGCGCCGTCTGGACGAGCGGCTTCCCCGGGGACGCCGGGTCGGGTGGCGGAGTCGGCGGCGTCGGTGGTACCGGTGGTGGATCGGACGGCCCCGGCGGCGGGAGTTCCGGTCCGGGCAGCGGCCGCGGCGGGGCCGGCGACGTGGCCGGTTCGGCCGGCAGCGAACGCGACGAATCGGGCGAAGACGTGGTCGACGTCGACCCCGACGACTACTCGGTCGAGAAGGGATGA
- a CDS encoding helix-turn-helix domain-containing protein, protein MNRDDTPPEHRSENDPAEPNGPVASPAADDLYRALSDETRRRTLWYLLHGGTVSTGELADVLSGWRATSSGAPVGPAEHEDVSIRLHHGHIPMLEDAGLVVHDADADDVRLVPVAAPVREIIRAAVEYESFLESVRSG, encoded by the coding sequence ATGAACCGGGACGATACCCCACCGGAGCACCGGAGCGAGAACGACCCGGCTGAGCCGAACGGCCCCGTCGCGTCGCCGGCGGCCGACGACCTCTACAGGGCCCTGAGCGACGAGACCAGGCGGCGAACGCTGTGGTACCTCCTGCACGGCGGGACCGTCTCGACCGGGGAACTCGCCGACGTGTTGAGCGGCTGGCGGGCGACGAGTTCCGGCGCTCCCGTCGGACCTGCCGAACACGAGGACGTCAGCATCCGACTCCATCACGGGCACATCCCGATGCTTGAGGACGCGGGGCTCGTCGTCCACGACGCGGACGCGGACGACGTACGACTCGTCCCGGTCGCCGCCCCGGTTCGGGAGATCATCCGGGCGGCCGTGGAGTACGAATCGTTCCTCGAGTCGGTCCGGTCGGGATGA
- a CDS encoding GNAT family N-acetyltransferase, translating to MDYATVPDDHEETYGRVLSYAFSPERGPDPDVEGPDRPESFHRRGVYDVPDGSSPAEHEATDLAAVCGYYDFSGRIRGAFRRVGGVSAVASPPERRRGGTVREMLGELHAEFRSEGIDFAALWPFKYSFYRRLGYARVNDYARLTLPPDELDGAVPRPAGAFVRLAPDDWERLDAVHAAAATEPLGLDRTEGWWRRRVFRSWRTDPFVYGWERNGELRGYVVYTVEEGDDDGKTFLAQELVGVDERARRHLLRFARNHDSQVERIRFTARADTRLFDRLEDPGSVETEIKPGPMFRLVDVAAGLSAVSYPAHVAGEAVLDVTDDHCDWNDDTFRLSLADGSATCERVAGGADADVSLGVGALSRLAVGSHSLDRLVELDSIAVEPGGEDARVTLEAAFPGTEPFLREGF from the coding sequence ATGGACTACGCCACGGTCCCCGACGACCACGAGGAGACGTATGGCAGGGTCCTCTCGTACGCGTTCTCCCCCGAGCGCGGCCCCGACCCCGACGTGGAGGGTCCGGACCGGCCCGAATCGTTCCACCGGCGCGGCGTGTACGACGTTCCCGACGGCTCGTCCCCGGCGGAGCACGAGGCGACCGATCTGGCCGCCGTCTGTGGCTACTACGACTTTTCGGGGCGAATTCGCGGCGCCTTTCGCCGGGTGGGCGGGGTGTCCGCCGTCGCTTCGCCGCCGGAACGTCGGCGGGGCGGCACCGTCCGCGAGATGCTCGGGGAACTGCACGCGGAGTTCAGGTCCGAGGGCATCGACTTCGCCGCGCTCTGGCCGTTCAAGTACTCCTTCTACCGACGGCTCGGGTACGCGCGGGTGAACGACTACGCCCGGCTGACCCTGCCGCCCGACGAACTCGACGGCGCGGTTCCGCGACCGGCGGGGGCGTTCGTCCGACTCGCGCCCGACGACTGGGAGCGGCTCGATGCCGTCCACGCTGCCGCAGCCACCGAGCCGCTCGGGCTCGACCGGACCGAGGGCTGGTGGAGACGGCGGGTCTTTCGGTCCTGGCGGACCGACCCGTTCGTCTACGGCTGGGAGCGAAACGGGGAGCTCCGCGGCTACGTCGTCTACACGGTCGAGGAGGGAGACGACGACGGGAAGACGTTCCTGGCGCAGGAGCTGGTCGGCGTCGACGAACGAGCGCGTCGCCACCTCCTGCGCTTCGCCCGGAACCACGACTCCCAGGTCGAGCGAATCAGGTTCACGGCGCGGGCCGACACGCGCCTGTTCGATCGCCTTGAGGACCCCGGGTCGGTCGAGACGGAGATCAAGCCGGGACCGATGTTCAGACTCGTGGACGTCGCGGCGGGCCTGTCCGCGGTCTCGTATCCGGCTCACGTCGCCGGCGAGGCGGTTCTGGACGTGACCGACGACCACTGCGACTGGAACGACGACACCTTCCGCCTCTCGCTGGCCGACGGTTCCGCGACCTGCGAGCGGGTGGCCGGCGGAGCCGACGCCGACGTCTCGCTTGGGGTCGGTGCGCTCTCCAGGCTGGCGGTCGGCTCGCACTCGCTCGACCGACTGGTCGAACTCGACTCGATCGCGGTCGAACCCGGCGGCGAGGACGCTCGCGTGACGCTCGAGGCGGCGTTCCCCGGGACGGAGCCGTTCCTCCGTGAAGGGTTCTGA
- a CDS encoding NAD(P)/FAD-dependent oxidoreductase, with amino-acid sequence MTESFVIIGDGVAGSSAAETLREEEPDADITVLTDEGEALYNRILIKEFAKGKLPEAPISIHDEAWYEERDIDLQLNTHVVDLRTDDHEVETHEGEVYEYDKLLLSIGGTPQQLPVDNSDADGIHHFWTFQDARAIKNGIEGADGGVIVGAGLLGIDFAAICGEQEVEAKYLMRGECWWRYALSEDGAEIMHEAMRERGVEPVFDSGVDHFEVDEDGHVEAAVDPNGERYPADFAGVAIGLNFNTELVEDTPIETDDGIVVDEYMRTNLEDVYAAGDITQFHDVILGERAQNGAWGSAKEQGTIAAKNMLEHESEGFKWVSSYSITHFDFPFLSFGHPTLGDDEVERKFGDDEWRRLALKDGKIVGGVLIGDLAPQSAYKQLMREQVDVGAHKETLMKREFSVEDLEQEAAAGE; translated from the coding sequence ATGACCGAGTCGTTCGTCATCATCGGCGACGGAGTCGCGGGGTCGTCCGCCGCCGAGACCCTCCGGGAGGAGGAGCCAGACGCCGACATCACCGTGCTCACGGACGAGGGCGAGGCCCTCTACAACCGGATTCTGATCAAGGAGTTCGCCAAGGGGAAGCTCCCCGAGGCACCCATCTCCATCCACGACGAAGCGTGGTACGAGGAGCGCGACATCGACCTCCAGCTCAACACCCACGTCGTCGACCTCCGCACCGACGACCACGAGGTGGAGACCCACGAGGGCGAGGTGTACGAGTACGACAAGCTCCTCCTCTCGATCGGCGGGACGCCCCAGCAGCTCCCGGTCGACAACTCCGACGCCGACGGCATTCACCACTTCTGGACGTTCCAGGACGCCCGGGCGATCAAGAACGGAATCGAGGGCGCGGACGGCGGCGTCATCGTCGGCGCGGGCCTGCTGGGAATCGACTTCGCGGCCATCTGTGGCGAGCAGGAGGTCGAGGCGAAGTACCTGATGCGCGGCGAGTGCTGGTGGCGCTACGCGCTCTCGGAGGACGGGGCCGAGATCATGCACGAGGCGATGCGCGAGCGCGGCGTCGAACCGGTGTTCGACTCGGGCGTCGACCACTTCGAGGTGGACGAGGACGGCCACGTCGAGGCGGCCGTCGACCCGAACGGCGAGCGCTACCCCGCGGACTTCGCCGGCGTCGCCATCGGGTTGAACTTCAACACCGAACTCGTCGAGGACACCCCCATCGAGACGGACGACGGCATCGTCGTCGACGAGTACATGCGGACGAACCTCGAGGACGTGTACGCGGCGGGCGACATCACCCAGTTCCACGACGTCATCCTCGGCGAGCGCGCCCAGAACGGCGCCTGGGGCTCGGCGAAGGAGCAGGGCACCATCGCCGCCAAGAACATGCTCGAGCACGAGTCTGAGGGGTTCAAGTGGGTCTCCTCGTACTCGATCACCCACTTCGACTTCCCGTTCCTCTCCTTCGGCCACCCGACGCTGGGCGACGACGAGGTCGAGCGCAAGTTCGGCGACGACGAGTGGCGTCGCCTCGCGCTGAAGGACGGCAAGATCGTCGGCGGCGTGCTCATCGGGGACCTCGCTCCCCAGTCCGCGTACAAACAGCTCATGCGCGAGCAGGTGGACGTCGGTGCGCACAAGGAGACGCTGATGAAACGGGAGTTCTCGGTCGAGGATCTCGAACAGGAAGCGGCCGCGGGCGAGTAG
- a CDS encoding TrmB family transcriptional regulator, giving the protein MADLRDLGLSEYEARAYRALLDAGPATAKELSDSSGVPMGRVYDVLNSLERHRLARSQAASRPKKYVAVEPDAALDRLLEEKRRELDETAQQYERVVEELSTELEAGEPPDEQFWTAAVGAAETGDLLLERISAADDRVAMIASAPASGLDLGEIGESVMEELEAALERGVDVSLLMERALPPRLPESVGRQYADRLAEHPNFDVRTAEGVRGTFTLVDDAEVCLEVPSPVDPETSFAMIDLKDPEFAGDARERFQSRWSEAEPLQF; this is encoded by the coding sequence ATGGCCGATCTCCGCGACCTCGGGCTCTCCGAGTACGAGGCCCGCGCCTACCGCGCGCTGCTCGACGCCGGGCCCGCAACTGCAAAGGAGTTGTCAGATTCGAGCGGCGTGCCCATGGGTCGGGTCTACGACGTGCTCAACAGCCTGGAGCGCCACCGGCTCGCCCGGAGTCAGGCGGCGAGCCGTCCCAAGAAGTACGTCGCGGTCGAACCCGACGCGGCGCTGGACCGCCTGCTCGAGGAGAAGAGGCGGGAACTCGACGAGACCGCCCAGCAGTACGAGCGCGTCGTCGAGGAGCTCTCGACGGAACTGGAGGCGGGCGAGCCGCCCGACGAGCAGTTCTGGACCGCGGCCGTCGGCGCGGCCGAGACCGGTGACCTGCTGCTCGAACGCATCTCCGCGGCCGACGACCGCGTCGCCATGATCGCCTCGGCACCCGCGTCGGGGCTCGATCTGGGGGAGATCGGCGAGTCGGTGATGGAGGAACTGGAGGCGGCCCTGGAGCGCGGCGTCGACGTGTCGCTGCTGATGGAACGGGCGCTCCCCCCGCGGCTCCCGGAGAGCGTCGGCCGGCAGTACGCCGACCGGCTGGCGGAACACCCGAACTTCGACGTGCGGACCGCCGAGGGCGTCCGCGGCACGTTCACCCTCGTCGACGACGCGGAGGTGTGTCTGGAGGTTCCCAGTCCCGTCGACCCTGAGACGTCGTTCGCGATGATCGACCTCAAGGACCCCGAGTTCGCGGGCGACGCCCGCGAGCGGTTCCAGTCCCGCTGGTCCGAGGCGGAGCCGCTCCAGTTCTGA
- a CDS encoding DICT sensory domain-containing protein codes for MSDPTLGDLLSEAEERRPSLTVYGAVDSALLGQFETRNVTVERRPLPEVIDEEFVVLRDGDRFRCAIGRERLDGFLSPPIRAPWDLDLLPPEYRSLFELLDDTVFGSLNRRQLLAASRELEGQAYRRGRGTLRVGFQSVVAFREQEPTYRRLADETDLDVHVYAVPDAPTDDLPVWPATFHTEPAEQIGRYWFLLFDASEDDTDEDDTDEDEWSFALVAEEREAGTFSGFWTFERAIVDRAVRTLA; via the coding sequence ATGAGCGACCCGACGCTCGGCGACCTGTTGTCCGAGGCCGAGGAGCGCAGGCCGTCGCTGACCGTCTACGGGGCCGTGGACTCGGCGCTGCTCGGGCAGTTCGAAACGCGAAACGTCACCGTGGAGCGACGGCCGTTGCCGGAGGTGATCGACGAAGAGTTCGTCGTTCTCCGCGACGGGGATCGGTTCCGGTGTGCCATCGGGCGCGAGCGACTCGACGGCTTCCTCTCCCCGCCGATCCGCGCGCCCTGGGACCTCGACCTGCTCCCGCCCGAGTACCGGAGCCTGTTCGAACTCCTCGACGACACCGTGTTCGGCTCGCTGAACAGGCGACAGCTGCTGGCGGCCTCCCGGGAACTCGAGGGACAGGCCTACCGGCGCGGTCGCGGAACGCTTCGGGTCGGCTTCCAGTCCGTCGTGGCGTTCCGGGAACAGGAGCCGACGTATCGCCGCCTGGCCGACGAGACCGACCTCGACGTCCACGTGTACGCGGTCCCCGACGCGCCGACCGACGACCTCCCGGTGTGGCCCGCTACGTTCCACACCGAACCGGCGGAGCAGATCGGCCGATACTGGTTCCTGTTGTTCGATGCCAGCGAGGACGATACCGACGAGGACGATACCGACGAGGACGAGTGGTCGTTCGCGCTCGTCGCCGAGGAGCGCGAGGCGGGAACGTTCTCCGGGTTCTGGACCTTCGAACGAGCCATCGTCGACCGTGCCGTTCGAACGCTAGCGTAG
- the mptA gene encoding GTP cyclohydrolase MptA, translating to MSHNLPDVQASRPDVTVGLSQVGVTGVEKLVKISRNGKRPWVLMADFSVFVDLPGERKGIDMSRNMEVIDEVLESATREEAYRVEDVCGDAAERLLEKHDYTSTAVVEMTAELVRREETPASDHRTQSTVDVIASATATEEGTREEIGAEVTGMTVCPCSQGMSESRARDKLAELGVDDGTVEEFLDAVPQPGHSQRGHATLTFTAEGAPEVDLLEVIDTARDAMSARIYNYAKRPDEDHMTYHAHMNAKFVEDCVRTMAEDVVEEFDHLPDDVTVRMKQSNDESIHQHNAHAEREVPMGLLREELA from the coding sequence ATGAGTCACAACCTGCCCGACGTGCAGGCGAGCCGGCCGGACGTGACGGTCGGGCTCAGCCAGGTCGGGGTGACCGGGGTGGAGAAGCTGGTGAAGATCAGCCGGAACGGGAAGCGACCGTGGGTGCTGATGGCCGACTTCTCCGTGTTCGTCGACCTGCCCGGCGAGCGGAAGGGCATCGACATGAGCCGGAACATGGAGGTCATCGACGAGGTGCTGGAGTCGGCGACCCGCGAGGAGGCCTACCGCGTCGAGGACGTCTGTGGCGACGCCGCCGAGCGCCTGCTCGAGAAGCACGACTACACCTCGACGGCGGTCGTCGAGATGACCGCGGAACTCGTCCGGCGCGAGGAGACGCCCGCGAGCGACCACCGGACACAGAGCACCGTCGACGTCATCGCTTCTGCCACCGCCACCGAGGAGGGGACCCGCGAGGAGATCGGCGCGGAAGTGACCGGCATGACCGTCTGTCCGTGCTCGCAGGGCATGTCGGAGTCGCGCGCCCGGGACAAGCTCGCCGAACTGGGCGTCGACGACGGCACGGTCGAGGAGTTCCTGGACGCGGTCCCCCAGCCGGGCCACTCACAGCGCGGTCACGCCACGCTCACGTTCACCGCCGAGGGCGCCCCGGAGGTTGACCTGCTCGAGGTCATCGACACCGCGCGCGACGCGATGAGCGCCCGCATCTACAACTACGCGAAACGCCCCGACGAGGACCACATGACCTACCACGCCCACATGAACGCGAAGTTCGTCGAGGACTGCGTGCGGACCATGGCCGAGGACGTGGTCGAGGAGTTCGATCACCTCCCGGACGACGTGACCGTCCGCATGAAACAGTCGAACGACGAGTCCATCCACCAGCACAACGCCCACGCCGAACGCGAGGTCCCGATGGGGCTGCTCCGCGAGGAGCTCGCCTGA
- a CDS encoding DUF255 domain-containing protein, giving the protein MTDESRVEWREWGADAFDAAARRGTPVLLWLTATWCDDCHEMAVETFGDPRVAANVNDGFVPVRVDVDRHPRVRERYNMGGFPSTVFTTPSGELLTGATYLGPTGLRQALDGVRETWDAKGESAGRIPRALADDPTPVGPVDERIEEHLAGQLEAQWDAEFAGWGTDAKFPLPRTVEFALKRDQFRATRTLDAVERNLRDEDGGLFRYAGARDWSDPHREKLLTTNAALLRAYANGYLYTGEESYRDVADGVAAFLRDRLWSGFAFGGSVDPTGDRRDLTAYADGNALAADALLTLFAYTDDDDARESAEGALEYLRSDLVDEDGRIVHFVDGDETGERDLLADAAAVAGAFATSAQVLGDGADLARRVADRALDVLGDGSAFLDGPETGPGLLDRPLRPIDDTVALANALCDLAALTGEDDYRERAREAVGAFAGAADRMGPQVAGYGGVAARLTRDPLVVAVGDSPGSDLHRAALRVADHEKVVVPDADDAPEGTAHLRGRDRQPAETPAELMRRVAATAEE; this is encoded by the coding sequence ATGACCGACGAGAGCCGCGTCGAGTGGCGCGAGTGGGGTGCCGACGCGTTCGACGCCGCCGCGCGGCGGGGGACGCCGGTGCTGCTCTGGCTCACGGCGACGTGGTGTGACGACTGCCACGAGATGGCCGTCGAGACGTTCGGGGACCCGCGGGTCGCGGCCAACGTCAACGACGGCTTCGTCCCCGTCCGCGTCGACGTCGACCGGCACCCGCGGGTCCGCGAGCGCTACAACATGGGCGGATTCCCCTCGACCGTGTTCACGACGCCCTCCGGGGAACTCCTGACCGGCGCGACGTATCTCGGCCCGACGGGGCTCAGACAGGCGCTCGACGGCGTCCGGGAGACGTGGGACGCGAAGGGCGAGTCCGCGGGCCGAATCCCGCGCGCGCTCGCCGACGACCCCACCCCGGTCGGCCCGGTGGACGAGCGAATCGAGGAGCACCTCGCCGGACAGCTCGAGGCCCAGTGGGACGCGGAGTTCGCCGGCTGGGGGACGGACGCGAAGTTCCCCCTCCCCCGGACCGTCGAGTTCGCGCTGAAGCGCGACCAGTTTCGGGCGACCCGGACGCTCGACGCGGTCGAGCGGAACCTGCGCGACGAGGACGGCGGCCTCTTCCGCTACGCGGGTGCCCGCGACTGGAGCGACCCTCACCGGGAGAAACTGCTCACCACCAACGCCGCGCTCCTGCGCGCGTACGCCAACGGCTACCTCTACACCGGCGAGGAGTCGTACCGCGACGTCGCGGACGGCGTCGCCGCGTTCCTCCGCGACCGCCTCTGGTCCGGCTTCGCGTTCGGCGGCAGCGTCGACCCGACGGGGGACCGACGGGACCTCACCGCCTACGCCGACGGCAACGCGCTCGCCGCGGACGCGCTCTTGACCCTGTTCGCCTACACTGACGACGACGACGCCCGCGAGTCGGCCGAGGGCGCGCTCGAGTACCTCCGGTCGGACCTCGTGGACGAAGACGGCCGCATCGTCCACTTCGTCGACGGGGACGAGACGGGCGAGCGGGACTTGCTGGCGGACGCCGCCGCCGTCGCCGGCGCGTTCGCCACGTCGGCACAGGTGCTCGGCGACGGCGCGGACCTCGCCCGCCGGGTCGCGGACCGCGCGCTCGACGTGCTCGGCGACGGCTCGGCGTTCCTCGATGGTCCCGAAACCGGTCCGGGACTGCTCGACAGGCCGCTCCGACCCATCGACGACACGGTGGCGCTCGCGAACGCCCTCTGTGACCTGGCGGCGCTCACGGGCGAGGACGACTACCGGGAGCGGGCCCGCGAGGCCGTCGGCGCGTTCGCCGGCGCCGCCGACCGGATGGGCCCGCAGGTCGCGGGCTACGGGGGCGTCGCCGCCCGGCTGACCCGTGACCCGCTCGTCGTCGCCGTGGGGGACTCCCCCGGGTCGGACCTCCATCGCGCGGCGCTTCGCGTCGCTGACCACGAGAAAGTCGTCGTTCCCGACGCGGACGACGCCCCGGAGGGGACCGCGCACCTCCGCGGCCGTGACCGCCAGCCGGCGGAAACCCCGGCGGAGCTGATGCGGCGCGTCGCGGCGACCGCGGAGGAATAA
- a CDS encoding DUF6149 family protein, which yields MKLRQNPRHWAAKRALTTPGVKSVATYGLVKLHTRIFLGKADEARREERRDHLDDFFAATMDAYVAALDAGFSEAEAREITHAQGNFDFFNHGWTEMMEVPAEELEPHYRRYGEFFSAHGITIDDPLGEFRPAAGIAEAPATPEKLDEGEYANAVAGFADDVYVEDEAGEVSAGGGEEPDDVDVSEVPGVDDGVNAD from the coding sequence ATGAAGCTCCGCCAGAACCCTCGCCACTGGGCCGCAAAACGTGCGCTCACGACGCCGGGCGTCAAGAGCGTCGCCACCTACGGGCTCGTGAAGCTCCACACCAGAATCTTCCTCGGGAAGGCCGACGAGGCTCGCCGGGAGGAGCGCCGCGACCACCTCGACGACTTCTTCGCGGCGACGATGGACGCGTACGTCGCCGCGCTCGACGCCGGCTTCTCGGAGGCCGAGGCCCGCGAGATCACCCACGCGCAGGGCAACTTCGACTTCTTCAACCACGGCTGGACGGAGATGATGGAGGTCCCGGCCGAGGAACTGGAGCCCCACTACCGCCGCTACGGCGAGTTCTTCTCGGCCCACGGCATCACCATCGACGACCCGCTCGGTGAGTTCCGGCCCGCCGCCGGCATCGCCGAGGCGCCGGCCACGCCGGAGAAACTCGACGAGGGCGAGTACGCCAACGCGGTCGCCGGCTTCGCGGACGACGTGTACGTCGAGGACGAGGCCGGCGAGGTGTCGGCCGGTGGCGGCGAGGAGCCCGATGACGTGGACGTGTCCGAGGTACCTGGTGTCGACGACGGCGTGAACGCGGATTAG